A window of Punica granatum isolate Tunisia-2019 chromosome 8, ASM765513v2, whole genome shotgun sequence genomic DNA:
CGTCCTCATCAGTGGCCAAGAGCATGTGTGACAGTATGTCCTGGGTAGGGGTGGCCTTCCCTTCTGCTAGGTCGATCTTCCTCTGCTTGATGATGGCGCCAAGCTCCTTCCTAATGAAGTTGGAGGCCTTGATTGCCCGATTGAATGGGGTCCCGGGCAGGTCGATGGGGATGGAGATGATTCCGGATGCTATGAGGTTGAAGGGATCAGCAAACCTCGCGACATGGTTCGGGTCCTCCACGCTAATGAACAGCCTGCACGCGAGCCAGAAGGTGTACCTCTTAGCAAGCGGGAACACGACCACCTCGTCCTTGTTCTCCCACCCCATATCAAAGTGCCTCTGCGCTATCGTGTCCATGATCCCGATATACCTGTTGAACAAAAGAAGTAATTTTAGATGTACGCCTATCATAGGTAACACGAATTACAAATCAGAAACCCCCTTGACGCGTTATATCATCATTATGTTAATTTCTTTAGTAAGCGCTATGCTATAAGTATATCATAAACATTACATTTCAATGAGAACAGACACATGTAGatgtaaaattataattcagAAACCGTTTTCACCAATCATCAGCGTAGGTCCTGTCTGATATCTATTAAAAGTCATTAAGAGCCTAAGACCGCTTTCATCGGTTCATACCTTTGGAGGGCTTCGGGTTTGAGGAACTGAGGGAGCATCTTCCGCATCTTCTTGGCCTCCTCCTTGGACGACGTCTGGAGCGACGACGGGAAGACCTTGTTGACGGAGTTGGGCCACCATGCCTGGACAAGCTTGTTCTCGTTCGAGAAGAGGAACCTGTTGCCAGCCGCCCCGCAGAAGACGGCAGCAGGCTCGCCTAGGAGGGACGTCTTGAAGACATGGGAGGAGTACTTAGAGATGCGGTCGAAGATGAACTTTTCAGGGTGGCCCTTCCACCCAGTCGACAGGAACTGGAGGCTCTCCCCGACGTACGGGAGCCCTGCATCGCCTGGTGGTAGGTTCGGGCCGCTGAAGCTCGAGCGGTGCTTGTAGAAGACGACGAAGAGGGAGATCGAAACGAAGGAGACGAAGAGCAGGAGGAGGGAGAGGTAGAAGTTTGGCTCCATTGTAGTGAGTTTGGGTGGTAGAAGATGAGTAGCAAATGGGGAGTTCTTGAGGGATTTTATAGGGAGAGGGAGACCAGTATTTTATGGGTCGCCAAAAGAGCCAGAAGACGGCATATATCATCATTCATTGACGGCCAAAAAATACTGCTACATAATGAATATGGGTTACTCGTTTATGAcccaaaaaaatcaatatagatttattcaaataattcgaccttattttttttaaataaaatattaaatttgagtattttaattgaaaaaaattcatactgaCAGAGTTCTATCCCATTTATGAGCATACTTGACTCGATTTGAGTTAACTTAAGACTACTATGCATTCGAATATCAAAGTGCGTGCCTAAAAGTACTTTATTTAATAATGTCAACTTGGCTGTGCATATAATTAATTGAGTTTTAAAATatggataattattttttttgactcctttttctttttttcctgggTTGCTAGCTGGAAGAGACCGATCTGAGATCTTTTACattttgattattaattctTGCGCATGGAAGATCGGGTCTAATGAGAGTTGGATCACATACGGTCTCCAAGGCTCGCACTTAAGGTCACGAGTATAAAGGATAAATTCGTATGTCATCCGAGTTAATTTACGAGTAGTTTCTGTTTTTGATGAATAGGGTTTTGGGAATTTTATgacaaattttcatttacaGAACTTGACACGCCATCGATTTTTACTGTCTGATGAACTTAGTTATTTTGGGAGCTTTAAATGATTTGTTTGGTGCTTCAAATTCTCTTGGCAATTATTCATTCACCACATGCAAAATGTTGATCTCGACTTTTCAGATGCATACATAACGTTTGataacaaaattaaagtttcatttaatttaatttattttgatttgagaagatgaaaataaaagtatagttaagaaaaatatgtaagagaatttcaagaagaaaataaaaaggtattgaattgagaaaaaatattgaaattgatgaaaaaatattgaataattgaaagaatttaatattaaaaaattaatttaaataatagataaaaaatatgatagagaatttaaagaaaaaagataaaaaaataatgatttttttattgaattgagaaaaaaataaaaaaaaaataaagttaaataaaattaaactttatTACCCAACGTATCTTTTCCTCTTAATTCGTGGAGCAAATCTTCAGCCCTTACAAAAACAAAGTCAAGTTCATAAGGGGATTTATATTGTATTTATTCAATCGTTCACACGCATGTACtaccttttatatttttttcccttctgaAAAGGGTTAATTTCTTCGTTTAATTGATaatttgagagaatttaataagtttaatttataatataatatattttttttgctcaaaATAGAATTTTGATGGCATGGAGGGTCAGTTGTTGGTGGGTCAGTCAAATAAGAGCGGCTTATAAtctcataataattaatgataagaaaaagcaaaaagcTTCACTATTTGGACTTCCTTCTGCACCATCAGCATAACAATGTTGACCCACGCAGCTCCCTCGATCTCCCCTTAttcgaaattaaaaaaaaaacaaatttcatttttacatAAAAACAAATTCCCTTATTATTACGAGAATGGGTAATCAATGGTAATTAAAGTCATTTCGTGCGTCGGCCTATGTAGTAAATTAACTCAACCGGGCACATTTGCCATGCCATAAACTTAGGTATATTGCAATAGCCAGTAAGTATAAGTATGCCCTTTACGAgaatctctctttttctttttgagatATTTATGTCGGTGTGCAAAAGCAAGTAAGTCAATAGATAGTTCAAACTCAAGAATGTCGAAATGGACCTACTTTcgaaaattaacaaaaagagGAGGAAACGATTGAGAGCATAATTTggagaaattatatattgtgCGGGAATATCTCGCCGAGATGGATGTTTGTTAATTATATGCATAAAATtcctcataatttttttttcggtggtaattcatcataattttaataataatataaaagtgttataatttttattggaaaaaaaaagcatgggAAACAGGCCCCATGTTCATAAAATATTGTCAATTCGATAATTGACACCCGCCGGCCGAGTTTGGTAGCTTTGGCTATTGACTGTAATATCGGACAAAGACCAGCATCCACCTCCTCGTGTTGTATGTGTTTCCACTGAGCCCCCTTCCCATTACGTATAAATGGGCCCCTCTTCCCTATCTGTATAAATGGacttaattatgaaaaatcaatGTGAAAAGATTCCATTCGTTTCTTGCATATGAACTGTCGTGGAGCTTCATTAACTggttaataattttcaataataacgAAGATTCCTGCATATCGACCTAATGCAAGAATAGATAGAGCGAAATAAAGGGTACGAGGAGTTGCACTAAAATCCGAAACTTCTTAATTcagaattgaaaataaaagggtatgaaatgaaattcgaaatctttaattatttttgagTCAGCAGTAAAGTCCCTAATTAATTGATTCTGTGAGTTTTGGTAAAATTGCAATATTGAGGATTAGATTTCCTACACGATAAACAAAGCCCACAtgctcatatatgtatatgtgtgtgtgggtAATATCATTACTGGCCGATGGAGAGTACCAACAAGTATTGGAAGACTCGACCATAACAATTAATCGTGAGACAACTATTACtcaaaagagggaaaaagatTAATCGTGAGACAAGATATGGCTGTTGcgttgatttcttttttctgaatGAAAATGAGTTTTTCGGTTTTTGTCACCAGGAAACCTCGTGGTCTAGTAAACAGAAATCTAAAATTAATAGGGGCATTAAGAGTTTCAACGAAGACAATCAAATCAGCCTTcagtttttatatatacacTCAATTTTTCTGGCCCAAATGAGCTTCAGCTTTTATATATGAAGCAAGTGAAccgaaaaaatttcaaatttgctACTTTTACGGAAGTacaactgtttttttttttcggtggaagtATAACTGATGTTGAAACAGGAATCTTGGGTTTGTAAGGTCCATGTAtacatatttaaataatttaaatatgtaACACAAAGCTACCCGTGCATAGCGCTTATATATACAAACATATAATATGgttagaaaatatttaaaatattgcaTAAGTACGTGTAaaacaatattatattttgtctATAGTTAGTTTTTATTcactataaataaattaataaaattttaaagtcaGTTTTCATAataggaaaataaaagaaagtaaatgcgGATGTGGAGTTGCTTCAAAGCGATAGACGTGgattttcaactttttatttttgtttttctgaaGTGTggcaaaataataaagaattatgtttataattaaattcaaaattagaaaatatagaGATACAACATCAGGAATTCTCTTATATAATAGTATGCGAGGGATATGATTCTAAATTGAGAGGTCATTACTATATATGTACGTACGTGGAAACACAACTATATATCAAATACAATGTAAAAACagaaaataaagggaaaagtacattttatgtattttttcgattataaaggGAGGTCAATGGGTCtattatattgaaatagaaattgtAAATATCTAGTAAATGAGCACGGTTAGTCCCTTGAATATCGAACCTGTAATATCTTGATCATTAGGCGAGAGGTTTGCTATTGTGCTATACTATCTCTTGATACATTTTATGCAGTTAAAAAATGGATTAacgaaataataaattataatggaTTACATGTAAATTTCCGAGGTCCATTTCCAGTCTCTATCCGTCTCCTtcattttacatatatataggccACCCATAAATCATGAGTTACCCCAACATATTTGTTAGGGCTTCAATCATTAAGCTATCGTTAATAAACGACCATCTCTTCTAGCAAGTTACTGAAAAGCTTCTCATGAAGTAATTAATGAACAAATGAAAATGATAGCTAGCTAGAAGGATATCTCACGTACATAAGCATATTGGAaaaagacttttttttttgcggaTTTGATCATTTATTTGATGATTTGATGAAGTCTCGGAGTGGAAGTTGTAACAATGATCATCTAAACGAAGTTATCCAACAAATAGACTCCTTCATGTGAAGTTACCGCCGATGAACTGAGAAAGTGACTAGGCACATCAATTTTCCCCTTTCCTACTCTCATGTTCGCATCACAGCATGTCACACATGTTCTTGTTATACAAAAAGCTTGTCGATGAAACCTGAATATATCCTAAAAGCAAATCCGGTATGAAGGTTAACAGGAAGAGTAAATACtatgatatatattacaatcggtgtagatatatatttacacTTACTGATTTGAAGAGGATTACACTAGAACCGACGTAAATGTACATTAACtctaattatatatgatgTCAAATGAAGTTGTACCTATAGGAGTACACGTACACCATAGTTAGGTTAGGCTCCCATACTAAAATTTCGCACGCCACTATGGGAAAATATAGTGTGAAAAAGGGACAAAAGATGTATGTCAACTCGCAAAAGTCAAAGTCTCCCAATCGacatgggaaaagaaaatgggaaGAATAGGGAAAAGGTAACCTCACACACGGTCCTTCCTCAATAGTTCATAACTCCAAAAAAGTTCTCCAATTTGAGATGGTATCAATTAATGATCATGAAAGGCCGGTATGTTCCTCAATAAGCAGTTGGTCTCATTCAAGAACTTCACGCATATGAGAATACACGCATGTTCATACGCATATATCACTTCGAAAGAATGCCAACCATCGATCTACTCGTAAATCAGAGTTATATATACGTGATTCTTATGTACACTactatatattgattgatgtGGATCAGCCCTAGTTCCTTGCCCCAGATCACCTGCCATGAATAGGTTACGAGACATTTTCCTTGCAATTCCTCATAAGACACGTCTCGTAGATGAGGGTATATATAGGCTCCAGTGACAAGATCCTTCTCACGGTCCCTACAGTGCTTGACTCGCCAGCAGGATCCACCCGTACAAGTGATACGACTTTGTATGTCGTATACCAACAGTCATGACCTGGAAGGCCGAGAAAATAGAACCATAAATATGCTAGCTCGGATTCCGGTATGAATTTAGACTTATTAGTACTGTTTTGGGATTAATCAGGACATATGCAAGTGTATTATGGAACATCTTGGTTGGCCCGAAAGGGAAAGATAGTTGGACTGCAATCCTTGAAATTCATAACTGCATTCAAAATTAATCCTACTGAAACTTAAGAATggattattgtttttttttttcggtaggatGGATTTGTATTTTGAGAAAAGGACATTATAAACCTACGTGTCAACTGTCAAGGGCATAGTATATATAGTAGCAAACTTGCCATAAATATAAGTATCGATTTACAAATGATCAAATAGATGCATGTATTAAATCCGTAATACTTTGTCTAATCTGCCTActgaaaaaaaagggtaatctaattataattttacaaaattcagtttatttattacattttatcaTGTACCTTTAGAGGTCATTTTCATCAGATCCGGCCCAAAGTATAATGCCTAAGAAGAACGGCCCATTAAGGAAAGATTATGGAACCCATCCCTTTATCAGGTGATGGCTCTGTCTGGGGATTTGTTTACAAgaattaatgaataaaaagTGAGTCCTTTCCCTTTCCAAAAGAAGGGCCTCCATGGGCAATTGGAGATCAATCACCCGAGGCTTTTTGATGAAGAATGGCGATTCCGTCTCGACTCGAGAAACATAGCCATTGTACAAGGCACGTACAACATGAACCTTCAGATTTCACCAGAACttaatatggaaaaaaaaaggtaatctTCACCGAACTGTAAGTATTTATATCTGCAGCATAATTCATCCTCGGTAAGATACTGAAGATTATGGACATATTCACATCACTTGGCacatattaaaagaaaatcattttattattgaaGAGTGAACTTTTTTGTACATTAATTAGTTGGCATACATGATTCATGAATTGGACTCTCCTCGGCCTCTTTCCTTCGGAGCGAACACACGCATAGACACAAACATGAAATACAGCTTCCCCAAATCAATGGAACAGTGATCCGGTCAATATGGATAGCTAATAATTATTGCCAATATTTAGTCCGCCATGATACTGTCAATGAGCAATGACGGATACATTTCATTCAGTATGCTCTAGTTGTTTTGTTGAGTGCACGTGAtcatttccttcttctttgccGTCATCTCCAATTCCTGCTTCAGATTCTGGTAAATAAACTTTCTCAGAATTTGTCGCGAGATCTTTCAATAAGTTAATTCCTCCAGAAGTAACCTTGTTTAGATGGATCTGAAACAAAATATAATCAAGTAACTTGCCGAACAAAACATTGTTTAGCCATGAAGAATAAAATGTAAAGGCTATACCTCTGAGTTCCGCCTCCCGCTCTGCCTCCAGGTGAATCGAGGAACAGGCACATTTCTGAAGGCAACAGGAGATAGTCCTCTTATTAACGCTTCATCTCGATGAATTTCCACCTTCTGTGGAAGGTTTAGTAGTCGCAACTCGGCTACTGCGCATACTTCATGTCCTGAACTTAAAATCGTGCGCTCATCTTAGGCAATGCAATTTCATGTTTATTCTGCGTAAGATATCTGCCTATTGTACTGCTTGACGAAATTAAAGAGTTAAAGTAGAGATTGACAGGTGGCTTGAAAATATGTTTGACTTCTTTCGTTCGACTTAGATCGACAATGAATTCAGAGAATATAAGATCTTCTGTGAGTAATCACAACGACCAATTTGCCTCCTGCTGATTCTTCCTGATAGTAAGCATGTCGTTGATGTTGCTACCATTTTCGATTCGTCTTCTCCAAGCTACTCACTCTAGTCGATCCCaacatattttcttcttcctcggaAGCTCCATCGGAGTCTTTCTTTGGATTGCGGTAAGCAAGTAAACGAAGGGAAATGGAGAGGACAACAGTGAGAAGCAGATGTATGGAcaggaaaaggagaacaacatcGTTCTCATCCATAATGTGGGGGATAAAGAGAGATCTGAAGCAAAAAGATTATAGTGCCCAGTCCGTTTCAAGTTGTGTAAAGTAATAAGCAGAtcaggataaaaaaaaaaatgaaagcaaTAAGAcgatttattatttaagtaagCCACTTcctaatctatctatatataagttATTAAATTTTAGCTCTCTAGTAATCAACTATGGTTGGTTCAAGTGATACTGCACTTGCTccacttaagtaaggtcttgaattcaagtcttgtgaatggataAATTCTTTAATTAAAAGAGTTTTACCCGAGTCGACCTTGCTCGAGACTTACATTTGTTTTAAATAATCTGCCATATCAGCACTTGGGGCGATTTTAGGAGCCTCTGGATATTCGACCTCTCGTTTCCTGCAcgaatatataacatataaaatataaaatatgcatAGCCTCTGTTAATActtaattcattaatttataataaaatatatgaattatgaGTCCGATTAAGCAATAaactaattttcaaatttatttataagaaaataactaaaaatagaaaagtgagGGTTCGCACAGCGTGCGGGCTTGGGGTTCGATTCGTTTAACGAAAATCTCTGCATTAGGCGTCTGGGCGATTTTGAGTGCCCTTGATTGATCAAGTTTTATTTCCGGATATTaatacataaaatatataagcaCTAACGCGACGTACTCACATTACTCACAG
This region includes:
- the LOC116188701 gene encoding beta-amyrin 28-monooxygenase, translated to NTGLPLPIKSLKNSPFATHLLPPKLTTMEPNFYLSLLLLFVSFVSISLFVVFYKHRSSFSGPNLPPGDAGLPYVGESLQFLSTGWKGHPEKFIFDRISKYSSHVFKTSLLGEPAAVFCGAAGNRFLFSNENKLVQAWWPNSVNKVFPSSLQTSSKEEAKKMRKMLPQFLKPEALQRYIGIMDTIAQRHFDMGWENKDEVVVFPLAKRYTFWLACRLFISVEDPNHVARFADPFNLIASGIISIPIDLPGTPFNRAIKASNFIRKELGAIIKQRKIDLAEGKATPTQDILSHMLLATDEDGKHMNELDIADKILGLLIGGHDTASAACTFIVKYLAELPHIYNEVYKEQMEIAKSKAPGELLNWDDIQKMKYSWNVACEVMRLAPPLQGAFREAMTDFIFNGFSIPKGWKIYWSANSTHKSADYFPQPEKFDPTRFEGSGPAPYTFVPFGGGPRMCPGKEYARLEILVFMHNLVKRFRWEKLIPDEKIVVDPMPMPAKGLPVRLHPHKA